A part of Numenius arquata chromosome 2, bNumArq3.hap1.1, whole genome shotgun sequence genomic DNA contains:
- the IFNGR1 gene encoding interferon gamma receptor 1, translating into MRLPQALLALAVVVAAHRSAASRGEQPPAVPSPTQIEVTSENFKTILHWQYPSMSETPRFIVEVKPYIPGSYKVVSTCVNISAHFCDVSREIYDPFASHWFQVKAVVGSQQSEYVETDEFILQKRGKIGPPKLNLSRHGDEIIVDIYHPEFPSEELLPWIQGAYSQLMYVVTFWDKKNQSKEEFSEDNCTMYKCSFNIPIPAEGSTYCVSAMGSLYRDLMLGDPSEESCIHVPLTRISNTEYIIISCAVILGLSVMLTVCYSCKKLRKENIKLPKSLVSVIRNLNTDSILESKSEAKYISVISFMPGQSAVSVNNDEVTSLEVEPQEETVSRENSSEGASSLPPPEAPAKAEEMSVQESTEEVPSDDEQNRKVKESYFTSDSSQMDISSNSSGPEVSDKEIQQTVLPSSSLKFSGYDKPHVPLDMLIDVGEEQPVIAYRPAD; encoded by the exons TGCCTTCACCAACGCAGATTGAAGTAACATCTGAAAATTTCAAAACTATCTTGCATTGGCAGTACCCATCTATGTCTGAAACTCCTCGTTTTATTGTGGAAGTCAAACCTTACAT TCCAGGTTCCTATAAGGTCGTCTCCACTTGTGTGAACATTTCGGCTCATTTTTGTGATGTCTCAAGGGAAATATATGATCCTTTTGCCTCTCACTGGTTTCAAGTTAAAGCTGTTGTTGGGTCACAACAGTCTGAGTATGTTGAGACAGatgaatttattttgcaaaagcgTG GAAAAATAGGACCACCAAAACTGAATCTCTCAAGGCACGGTGATGAAATCATAGTTGATATTTACCATCCTGAATTCCCATCTGAGGAGCTTCTTCCTTGGATCCAAGGCGCTTATTCACAGCTCATGTACGTAGTGACTTTTTGGGATAAGAAAAATCAG AGTAAAGAAGAGTTCTCTGAAGATAACTGTACAATGTATAAATGTAGCTTCAACATCCCAATTCCTGCTGAAGGTTCCACTTACTGCGTCTCGGCGATGGGAAGTTTATATCGCGATCTGATGCTTGGTGACCCCTCAGAAGAAAGCTGCATCCATGTTCCCCTCACGCGGATATCGA ACACAGAATATATCATCATTTCGTGTGCTGTTATTCTTGGCCTGAGTGTGATGTTGACAGTATGTTATAGCTGCAAGAAGCTAAGGAAGGAGAACATAAAGCTGCCTAAGTCCTTG GTCAGTGTGATAAGAAACCTGAACACAGACAGCATTCTAGAATCAAAATCGGAGGCAAAGTACATATCTGTAATAAGCTTCATGCCAGGCCAGTCAGCAGTGTCAGTGAATAACGATGAAGTAACCTCGCTGGAGGTAGAGCCGCAGGAAGAAACTGTTAGTCGTGAGAATTCCAGTGAAGGAgcatcttctcttcctcccccagagGCACCAGCCAAAGCAGAAGAGATGTCCGTGCAGGAGAGCACAGAGGAGGTACCTTCTGACGATGAACAGAATCGCAAAGTAAAGGAGAGTTATTTCACTTCTGACAGTAGCCAAATGGATATATCCAGTAACTCTTCAGGTCCAGAGGTTTCTGACAAAGAAATACAACAAACAGTCCTTCCAAGCAGCTCTCTCAAGTTTTCTGGCTACGACAAGCCTCACGTGCCATTAGATATGTTGATAGATGTTGGTGAAGAGCAGCCTGTGATTGCTTACAGGCCAGCTGACTAA